Part of the Drosophila santomea strain STO CAGO 1482 unplaced genomic scaffold, Prin_Dsan_1.1 Segkk85_quiver_pilon_scaf, whole genome shotgun sequence genome, TTTCGAGGaggtatttatacccgttactcgtagagtaaaagcaaagacattataataataagatgcgtaacggccatacattggttttgtgacgaccaaaattgctctcttttcgctcgcctaaaatcgtgagcgttaaaatctaaaaatagaattgtcttgcttgtatgagtaaaaacaataaaggagatcgtgtgcatgtgtgcgtgcttatgctagaagacgattttagggccgaaatcaattttgatctaagaaacaaatttgattaatgttttggtcaatttcgattcgtaactcttatggtttgaaaaaagttttttatacccgttactcgtagagcatttcttaccacccataattgcgcgcttttttaaaaatatcaaaataaaatataaaaaaataatttaagtgaatcttatttgcattttaaatactgaaatttatactagtaatttgactaaataactatagtaaataattaaaatgtatataaagtaaattattaaaactactgtaatttaaaacaaagaatttaaaaaaaaaaagaaattacatttaaaatatttcataaaaataattcataaactaaaatattaattataacataaataaaaatatggaaactctttattgcaaaattgatttcattgatgcacgaagtgcggacataagcaccgaagaatcatcGATGTCTTATATTTTgcacacgtcgcacgctgaatactctaatgaaaactattctaatataaaatcatatttgaaaattattatgcattattaggtacatagattgtgctattctatgttgaatttaaataattgttatgttaaggcaatgcaaaactagagtttttaagtggtggcaatttataaaaaataatatagatttaaagtctaagaacttctaaaatgaaggtcatattttgtcatttttacaatgcttgtgcatacgtgtgcaccaatacagtggtcagctgtcgctgtatgcgtgcaagagagctgctggctctagagctctccgctcttcgagagagcctggagcaatcgtgtgcaaaaaaatcgtatggcgttacgcatcttgttattcgaatgtctttggtaaaagggtatactagattcgttgaaaagtatgtaacaggcagaagaaagcgtttccgaccatataaagtatatatattcttgatcaggataaatagccgagtcgatatggccatgtccgcctgtccgtctgtccgtttgaacgtcgagatctcagaacCTACAatagctagaaagttgagattaagcatacagactcgagagacatagacgcagcgcaagtttgccACGCATACTCTAACTCCCATTaaccgctcaaaactgccatgcccacaattttgaaaaatgttttgatatttttttattagtcgtataaatttatattgatctaccaaaaaacctttttaccatgcccaatctaacgcccacaaaccgcctaaagctgccacgcccacacttaaaaaaaatggtttgatattttttcatttttgtatttgtatttgtacaAACGCACTGTAAGCCTTCCTGTTCAAGGCATCTGTAAGCATTATCTTTATATTACGCAGCTTTCGTAAAACATAATcaggaatattttatttaactacAATAAGtctgtataaatatttaaacactttCATTTATTTGGTTTAGTTTAATAAGGTAAAAAAGGGCAAAGTACAAATATAGAAATAATATAgctatattataaataattttaaagcaACAGGATTTATAcgatataaaataaaaataagcgTGTTTGTTCATAcgtttataatttaaaagaaTTAAGTTTAATGCATTATTGTAGAAAACTAAAAGAAGACTTCTATTCATTCGCAAGTTTCTTTCTTGCGGAACATTTTCATTGTTCCAtggaaaattaattgcttTAGAATAATACCTATTTTAATGCGACTGGGACTGGATGAAtgcaaattattaatttaaaataaaaatatctatAAGTAATTAAGTAAGATAGTGCTATACAAAAAGAACggattactttttatttttcatatatattattttaactaTGATCACTTTGATTGTAGTTAATATTTGATTcagatacaaaataaattcttttaattttcacatttAGAACCCTTTTATCTACtcttttcaattcaatttttgatattttcagTGGACGACCTGTCTTTTATGGGTATTTAATGGCCGTTGGTCGAGTGATTTAATGTGATCGTTTTCATTCAGTTTGTTCTTCGTATATTTTGTAAGCCATTTTCGCATATGCAGATCTGTGTGAACATGGTTCAAAAAGTGCATATAAgacatatttattatatatataaactagAATGACCCGGTGGACTTCGTGCCACCTAGCCGAGATTCAATTCATgctatataaacaaaaacaatttttttctctgtgaAGCATGAAAACAACTAATGAAAACTCcctataattttttaatattgaaaaattcaAGAATCAAATATTACCAATGAAaccaattatttttaaaatttctcaatttccacaataaaaaaactaaaatttccaaaaattccGTTATGCCCCAGCCTATAACTAATCAATAATGAAAAATTGTTGAAGAAGACATTCATTTCAAAACCCTTTTAAATGTCAacaatttttctatttttcttaTGCCACATGGAATGTTAGCCGATTGCCAGGCCTACAGAATATACTCTCCAAATTTTATCAAAATCGGTCAAGTAGTTTCGAAAGAGTTCGGTTACTAACAGTGTGACAGCAGAATTTTATATATAAGATATTAtataatactttaaaaaaaatatataatattatttattataaaatctTATGTAACATATGAAATGGGCTCTTATAATTTGTCCCTAATAACCTCAATACAGTAATCTTCCAGCACTCCTCAATATTacaatttcacttttatgTAGAAGTTTCACAAATGTCAAGATATCCAACTGCTTCTCTAGGATGTGTTTTTTGGGACTTTGATATAATCCATCTCTCAAAATCATGCAGGGTGTCCCAAGGAAAATATCGATAAAGATCTAaggaaattgatttttaaagttttgtgCATTCGGtaaattatcaaaattaaCGATTGGAAACATTGGTTGAAATGGCTTCCGCAGGttagaaatttttaaatatattttattttaacgtAATACTCTtcttttgtttaataattgTTGTATTGCTGTACAGTATTCAGTTGCGCATTCATTTTTGTCGGTCCacatggttttttttttgacacgTAATGTGAAAGTAACGCCAGTCCAAATGTATATGTTtacacatgcatatgtataatCTTGCTTATCTTAATATAGTACCTCAACATGTAcatgttttattgtttaatataaattaagttTCACCGCTTAATTTCTAATATTTCTATGGTAATGTgtatattatttgtattttagttATGATTTAtaatgtatttcattttaatgtatattaaatattaatttttaggAAAAAAGGGCAAGAAGAATAAAGGAACAGTTATATCCTTGCAATCATTTCTATGTAATTCTGATGCACCAGTTGGAACAACCCAAGTctcaaaaaaaattcgaaatttaGATGGCGAAGATAGCGATGATGGTTGCGGTACATTGCCGTTGGTTTATCAGCTTCCAACCGCTCCAAGGGCAAATCGAATATTTGACGATAATTCTATTCCTCATAAAGCCCCATTTATTGCTTATATCAATAATTTACCATTTGACGCAAATGAAGATGACCTCTACGAATTTTTTGAAggtattaatttaatttctctGAGACTACCTAGAGAAGATGGCGAAAATGGTCGATCCAGAGGCTTTGGTTATGTTGAGTTGGAAAATCGAGATGATTTAATCCATGTACTTAGTTTACCAGACCCCTCAATTAAAGGTCGTCGCATTCGTATTGAGCTATCAAATGAAAACGACCAGCAAAGCCGGCAAAAAAGTAATAGGCGGTTCGATGGCTTTGGTAATAATGGCGATAATAGAGACTCCGGAAATTGGAGGCGAGATAGTCAAAATAACGGAAGTAACTTTGGATATTCTTCCAATTTTGAAAGAAGCTTTAACAGAGAAAGAAAACCTTTACCAGATAGAGAAGATGCGAACACTCCGGGATCTTGGCGCACAAACGCTAGACCGCCATCTATTGATTCATCCCCTACGCGGAGGGAAATTGACCTAGTATCTGAAAAGTATCGCGAGGGTCGAGGCAGAGCAACGGATCGATATTCCCGAGAAGATACATCCAAATTTGAAGAAAGgccgaaattgaatttaaaaccACGAACTTTACCATTGCCAGAAGTGAAGAGTTTTGACTTCGAAAAAAATGATGATGAGATCCATTTGGATAAACAAAGCGGAACTTCATTGAACGTGTTTGGGTCTGCAAAACCTGTAGATACAGCAGCAAGGGAGTTGGAAATTGAGCAGAGATTGGCTCTCGCTCGAAAACAGGATAAGAGTCGTAGAGAAGAGGAggttttaaatgaaaaacttgCCGAACTCCAGGTGGATACAAATGATAATGAAAGTCTTATTGCCACAGTTAGTTGGCGCAGGAATCAAGACTACAAGGAGAGCGACAAAGTTAATAAGTGTCCAGGTAACTAATTATGAGTTATTTGTCTGAATGTAGAGGTAAATACGAAAATTTTATCTGACTTTTAAGTTCTTAATCTGAAGCAAAAGGtctaaaataaagaaataaataaatatatatcagACAAGAAAGTATACAAAGgcacataaaataaaaaaaaataaaattcactCTTTTGTCTTAtctatgtatgtgtgcgtgcttgtgtAAGAAGACGATATTAAAGTCGAAATCATTATTTGTCGAAAAAACGTGTTTGAAAACCGAGGTATAGAGATCCTGTGGGTCAAAGGATCTATTATAAAGTTGTATGTGTAAAATGTTGTTTAACATGTATGATTCTACTAATAAACTTCAAGTAGCACCAAATAATTGGAATTCATGGTATTGTCATATGAAATACTAAAGAAAAGTAATTTGCTCGTTaggtacatatgtatatgtcgcagtgttgttgttttcttgcGTCTGATCTGCCATGTTGTCACATAAACTTTTAGAGTAAAGCGAATTCCAACCGGCGTTTGCAACCGTCTGCATGCGACTGCTCGCATTTTTTACGCATCGATCTATGCTTTATACACGCTAGCTGGACTACACTAGGCGACAGCGCGACAACGTCGTCGCCTCACTCGTTGCGGTACTTTGCCGCCAGTCATATTATGCGTCGTAGTCAAATTCTAAGAATGATTTCACAATGTACCAAACTCATTGCGGAGCAGCGACTTCCAAGCGCAGTGGTCAAACTATGTTAATAATGTGACAGACACGTACAGTGGTCAAAATTCATTCATTATGcgacatatacatatttaggGTGTATACATATTTAGATTTGTTAAATGGTGGAATTTAGtgtgtttacattttttcattttatttgttttttcagtTTCTATCGATATGTTAAAATTTGCCACGCTTACTGTAACGCCCCATTTTTTAAgatattatttcttttgttaattttgttatttatataccaaaaagATCGCACTCCCACAGCCTGAGTAATTGGTATCTGACAGTCGAGGATCcctcttgttttaatttttttataagctacatgtttaaataaaatacctAATATAGTTACTGCAGTTACTTCCCTATACATTTATGTTTAGGGCGTTTAATTTCTTAATGCTGTGTCGAACACCGATGTCTCCATTCTGCTCGCTCATGCTGTCCTACCCCTTCAGTACAAGTCCCAAAGAATTTCCAAAGAAATCCCTAGGGTGTCTCCAGAAATCCCGAGGAATTATCCATACGAATCGGCGAGGAATTTCCACACAACAGACGTTCATGGCGAGGAATTCAAAATACCCGAGAAATTCTTGGGTAAATTACGAggaatatcgaaaaataagcCAGGTCTTTTCTCGAGGAATAATAAAGGAATTAATAGGAAATTTCTCGGGAGTTCCTTAAGAACTCCTCGGAAAATATGTACCTGTAAATCCAGAAAaatctcaaaaaaaaaaacttaaaaaagttatgtaaatgttaaattaaatttttttttttttttgtattacattaatttattcctttttttgtttaaattgttttttatgccAGTGCGTGGGCCTTCTCCGCTGGCTGCTCGGCTGGCCTTCTAATGTgctaataatattaatatcatGTAGTTTGGAATGCAATTAGATTTGCTAATTTATCAATGCGAAAAAGTTTTTAccgtttttatatatttcacgTTGAAAATTGTCCAAACACCACTTGTCATGTTCAACAAttgtatgcaaatgcaaaagaaaaggggtgacggaaaacgaaaccgaaaataCTGACAGACGCGTGCCAGGGTATTTACGACCATAATGATCCCGTGTAATTAGAATTAACAAAAGGATAAATCATAGTAGTCagccaaacgaattcattgttttcgcaTTGACTTTCTAAGGCAAAATAagtatacccgttactcgtagactaaaagggtatactagattcgtcgaaaagtatgtaacagacagaagAAAGAGTTTCCGattatataaagtatatatattcttgatcaggatcaatagtcaaGTCGACCTGGCagtgtccgtctgtccgtccgtatgaacgctgagatctcaggaactacaaaagctagaaagttgagattaagcatacagactccagagtaatagacgcagcgcaagtttgtcgattcatgttgccacgcccactctaacgcccacaaaccgcccaaagctgccacgcccacacttttgaaaaatgttttgatattttttcatttttgtattggtcttgtaaatttctatcgatcttttaaaaaactttttgccaagcccactttaacgcccacaaaccgccaaaaactgtcagtgttaaagactctccttcccACTTCTACTAGCatagtaacgggtatcaaatagtcgggaaactcgactatagagttctctcttgttttatataagGCTTTTATTGGTCCGATCTTTACTCCTGTAACATTATGGCGgatgcaataaatattttttatctcttgtgttccgatgaATCCGTCAATATCTAACAAATAGTTCACAcctaaaaaatgtaaagtcCAGATTTTATACAACATTTAATACCGGTTCTCAGTCTATCCtttctaaatattttagtgCTTGGTTAAATATTACTGTGACTAGTTCTCAGTGTTACAAGAACTATTTAAACCGTTGTGAGTTCGCACAGGATCTGAAACAGTTTTTTAACTTCGTTaacattaaatgcaaaacGAGTTCTTACCCTTCCCcgcttttttttaaatactatgATAACATCTGTAGGAGGCTAATAAAAGGCGTCCGTTCTCTCTTCTTTATTCTCTCGTTCCGTTCCTTCTTAGACTATTACATGTATGTATTAGTGTGTCGGTTGCTGATCGTGCGAACGGGACACACACAGTAGTGTCCGTAAGGACGATTAGCACATTCGAGTACGCGAGAGACGCGCATATTGTACTTAAACTGAGAGTATGTATATCTAGGACTGTATGTGCAAtgactgtgtgtatgtatacGGTATTGTGGCTGCTTGCTACAATCGGCCATCCTGACCGGAGAGCTCCTGATCTCTATTTATTAACTTAGACTTTTGTTTATCCATGGGCGCATATTTGCCACTGCCCAAACTCCTTTGTATGGAAGTCTAGGCTGTTGAAAACCTTCCACGTCCTCCACGACATATCTATCATTACGCAAAACTTGTGTTATTCTATATGGACCTTTGAATTTAGTGATTAATTTTTTGGATACGCCTTCGTGCGAGTCGAAATTCTTGATCATCACCAAATCTTCTTGTTCATACTTATGAGAATCCATTCTTTTAGAGTCCGTTCGTAGCTTGTTGTATTCTTGCAATTTATTGATGTTTTTTCCAGCATTTTCTCTAATTTTCTACAAATTCACATCATcaccttttttatttatttcttcaaaCCTTTCTTTTAAACTATCTATAACTTTGCCTTTTTGAGAGGTTAATTGATCTTTGCATTGTATTATTTAGCGCATACTCGACCGTTTCTAAAACAGTGACCCAATGTTGTCCTTTGCCTGGTTCAGTCAATTTAGCTTTAATAGGACCTATGCTTCTGTTCACCCTTTCGACCTGACCATTAGCCTGTGGGGAACCAGTAGCTATCTTTAtgtgttttatttcattttcttctAAGAAATCTTGAAATTCCCCTCGGTCCgaaataatacattttggcCTACGGTAATCCCTAAAATAGTCCTTAATGCTACTTTTGCTtcctttgattttgttgtttttgcaggATATAGTCTTACAAACTTTGTAAATGCGTCTATAATCACTAATATGTGTTTGTTCGACCTACTTTTATTAACAGGACCATAATGGTCTATGTGTACCACGtcaaatggaatatttacTTTGGGAATGTTGTGAGGGAATCCCCCTTCTTTTTCAGACTTTTCAGAATAAGCTATGCACTTCAGACAATTGCTAATATGTATCTTGCAATTCTCTCTAACTTTGGGAAACCAATAGATTTTTGAAATCACTTCTACCATTTTGTCTATGCCAACGTGTCCTAATTGATCAtgataattaaacaaaatgtgGCTTTCCATTTCGAACGctacataaaataaaataactttcTTATCCTTCTTTCGATAAACTATACCATTACGCATTTCATTATCTTTGAGTTCTgactgctgcagctgcttaGCTATAGTTTTGATCTTCTCGTCTCTGCTTTGACAAATAATTAGATTTTCCTCAAATCGATCGTTAGTATGTTTGTATTTCTACTGAGTGCATCTACGTGCTGCATGCACTTACCGGCCCTATGTTCTAAGATGTAATCATAATCTTGTAGAAACAGCGCCCACCTGGCTATTCTTGGActtaattcttttttatttaatgctaAGGTAAAAGCACTACAATCTGTGACTATTTTGAACTCTATTCCTTGAAGATAAATCATAAAACGTTGCAAAGAGTAAATCACCGCGAGGGTTTCTAATTCGAAACTGTGGTATTTTGCTTCAATATCAGTCGTTTGTTTAGAAAAGTAAAATACCGGAtgaaacttttctttttcttttttctttttctgcatAAGAATAGAACCGAATCCTAAAGCGCTAGCGTTGCAATGTAATTCCGTTGGGTCTGTAGGGCTGTATAATGCTAAAATAGGGGCTTCTAGaagatttctttttaatgtttcaaaaCACTCTAACTCTGTCGCACCAAAATCGAATTTTCTATCTTTTCGTACAAGATCGTATACGGGCTTTGCTTTTGtagaaaaatcttttaaaaatcGTCTAAAATAATCCAAGAAAGCTCTGAACTTCATGCGTTTTTGTCGGTACCGGAAAATCTTGTACTGCTTGCATGCCTTATGAGTCTGGTTTAATACCCTCTCCTGATATTACGTATCCTAAATACTTTACTTCACTTTGAAggaattcaca contains:
- the LOC120457867 gene encoding eukaryotic translation initiation factor 4B isoform X2 codes for the protein MASAGKKGKKNKGTVISLQSFLCNSDAPVGTTQVSKKIRNLDGEDSDDGCGTLPLVYQLPTAPRANRIFDDNSIPHKAPFIAYINNLPFDANEDDLYEFFEGINLISLRLPREDGENGRSRGFGYVELENRDDLIHVLSLPDPSIKGRRIRIELSNENDQQSRQKSNRRFDGFGNNGDNRDSGNWRRDSQNNGSNFGYSSNFERSFNRERKPLPDREDANTPGSWRTNARPPSIDSSPTRREIDLVSEKYREGRGRATDRYSREDTSKFEERPKLNLKPRTLPLPEVKSFDFEKNDDEIHLDKQSGTSLNVFGSAKPVDTAARELEIEQRLALARKQDKSRREEEVLNEKLAELQVDTNDNESLIATVSWRRNQDYKESDKVNKCPGEILRDEEINKLNHPRGQFNRLELLRERGHTNGESKNLEDMKIKRDSRNDRSLPKKISQNELVLQTSNKYSGLDNEGSE
- the LOC120457867 gene encoding eukaryotic translation initiation factor 4B isoform X1; the encoded protein is MASAGKKGKKNKGTVISLQSFLCNSDAPVGTTQVSKKIRNLDGEDSDDGCGTLPLVYQLPTAPRANRIFDDNSIPHKAPFIAYINNLPFDANEDDLYEFFEGINLISLRLPREDGENGRSRGFGYVELENRDDLIHVLSLPDPSIKGRRIRIELSNENDQQSRQKSNRRFDGFGNNGDNRDSGNWRRDSQNNGSNFGYSSNFERSFNRERKPLPDREDANTPGSWRTNARPPSIDSSPTRREIDLVSEKYREGRGRATDRYSREDTSKFEERPKLNLKPRTLPLPEVKSFDFEKNDDEIHLDKQSGTSLNVFGSAKPVDTAARELEIEQRLALARKQDKSRREEEVLNEKLAELQVDTNDNESLIATVSWRRNQDYKESDKVNKCPGEILRDEEINKLNHPRGQFNRLELLRERGHTNGESKNLEDMKIKRDSRNDRSLPKKISQNELNRWMLHLRHLVIAVAVLHSLQRPPSQKTTQCSTSTPRPPGGTSRIRGKESTEPSEAGNDVVTN
- the LOC120457867 gene encoding eukaryotic translation initiation factor 4B isoform X3 is translated as MASAGKKGKKNKGTVISLQSFLCNSDAPVGTTQVSKKIRNLDGEDSDDGCGTLPLVYQLPTAPRANRIFDDNSIPHKAPFIAYINNLPFDANEDDLYEFFEGINLISLRLPREDGENGRSRGFGYVELENRDDLIHVLSLPDPSIKGRRIRIELSNENDQQSRQKSNRRFDGFGNNGDNRDSGNWRRDSQNNGSNFGYSSNFERSFNRERKPLPDREDANTPGSWRTNARPPSIDSSPTRREIDLVSEKYREGRGRATDRYSREDTSKFEERPKLNLKPRTLPLPEVKSFDFEKNDDEIHLDKQSGTSLNVFGSAKPVDTAARELEIEQRLALARKQDKSRREEEVLNEKLAELQVDTNDNESLIATVSWRRNQDYKESDKVNKCPGEILRDEEINKLNHPRGQFNRLELLRERGHTNGESKNLEDMKIKRDSRNDRSLPKKISQNELTQILFSSCMDS